In the Solibacillus sp. FSL K6-1523 genome, one interval contains:
- a CDS encoding DUF4097 family beta strand repeat-containing protein yields MTSRYKMIAASMIAIGVVFAILGFSSGGKWYILKDRSGFYVPNEQTLAPQLYKLDSFKNINISNGHADIEILPSDRYALEVIAFETTDVTYVVKDNTLTVKSNNIKDKAMTIGFGPFRSPSIKIYVPQDASLSHITIDSSFGDIDLQSIKYEQFNLDMSYGDISFKHIDSGHTEITNAFGDMSFQQFTSGRLFVNSEYGDIDIAGELNGKTTINSSFGDVELQLRNNQSDFGLDLSTSFGDLTVNGKEYGTKLSQLHDGNNQLEISLSQGDLDLSFR; encoded by the coding sequence ATGACATCCCGTTATAAAATGATTGCTGCGAGTATGATTGCAATCGGTGTTGTATTTGCCATCCTTGGTTTTTCTTCTGGTGGTAAATGGTATATTTTAAAAGACCGTTCTGGTTTTTATGTGCCAAATGAGCAAACCCTTGCGCCCCAATTATACAAACTTGATTCATTTAAAAATATTAACATTTCAAATGGGCATGCAGATATTGAAATACTGCCATCAGATCGCTACGCATTAGAAGTCATTGCATTTGAAACGACAGATGTTACTTATGTTGTGAAAGACAATACATTAACAGTAAAATCTAACAACATAAAAGATAAAGCAATGACAATCGGATTCGGACCATTCAGGTCGCCATCGATTAAAATTTATGTTCCACAAGATGCATCGCTGTCACACATTACAATTGACTCTAGCTTCGGGGATATCGATTTGCAAAGCATTAAATATGAACAATTCAATTTGGATATGAGTTACGGAGATATTTCATTCAAACACATTGATTCAGGTCATACAGAAATTACGAACGCTTTTGGAGATATGTCGTTCCAACAATTTACAAGCGGACGTTTATTCGTTAATAGCGAGTATGGCGATATTGACATTGCAGGTGAATTAAACGGAAAAACGACAATTAATTCTAGCTTTGGGGATGTGGAGCTTCAATTACGAAACAATCAAAGTGACTTTGGACTTGACTTGAGCACTAGTTTTGGTGACCTCACAGTAAACGGGAAAGAGTATGGAACGAAACTTTCTCAACTGCATGATGGGAACAATCAGCTTGAAATTTCTCTTTCTCAAGGGGATCTTGATTTATCTTTTAGATAA
- a CDS encoding PadR family transcriptional regulator: MNDLLNSLTTELRRGTLTLAVLSQLHEPQYGYSLVQLLEESGIAIDQSTLYPLLRRLEKQELLTSSWDTTESRPRKYYVLSDYGKTVFGALKTEWEKTSNELALLLKGAEKDGTD, translated from the coding sequence GTGAATGATTTATTGAATTCACTCACGACTGAATTGCGAAGAGGCACATTGACACTTGCCGTATTAAGCCAGTTACACGAACCGCAATACGGCTATTCTTTAGTCCAATTGTTAGAAGAGTCTGGTATTGCGATTGACCAAAGTACGCTGTATCCCCTACTCCGCCGTTTAGAAAAGCAAGAATTATTAACGAGTAGCTGGGACACGACAGAAAGCCGCCCGCGAAAATATTATGTACTGAGTGATTATGGAAAAACAGTATTTGGTGCGTTGAAAACCGAATGGGAAAAGACTTCTAATGAGTTAGCCTTACTACTTAAAGGAGCTGAAAAAGATGGAACGGATTAA
- a CDS encoding MFS transporter, protein MAITTALFPIVFGMFDGVNHMDLGYFNSLASILVALLSPILGALADYKDKKMRFFTFFALLGFIATFSFAFISPASGQWQLLIVVYVMSCIGFAGANIFYDSFLVDVTTDERMDKVSTSGFAFGYISSVIPFGISLAVIFFMGMDLAIGYQIGFFITALWWGLFTIPMIKDVRQRHYIEPEPNLVGNSFKRLATTFLQIKNYKIVFIFLIAYFCYIDGVDTIIKMVVPYATSVLGSDSFNTFMLLAILLVIQIIAFPCALLYGSLAKKYSTRSMIIVGILTYIVACIAAFFISEMWHIFVLGAMIGSAQGGIQALSRSYYGKIIPKERSNEFFGFYNIFGKFAAIIGPFLMAFTTTVTGVAKYSILSIIPLFIIGLLVFLLLPKDPVANVEIVR, encoded by the coding sequence ATGGCTATAACGACCGCCCTCTTTCCTATTGTCTTTGGCATGTTTGATGGTGTGAACCATATGGATCTTGGGTATTTTAATTCGCTCGCTAGTATTTTAGTTGCTTTATTAAGCCCCATTTTAGGTGCACTTGCCGATTACAAAGATAAAAAAATGCGCTTCTTTACGTTCTTTGCTTTGCTTGGATTTATCGCAACCTTTTCCTTTGCCTTCATTTCTCCAGCTAGTGGTCAGTGGCAATTATTAATTGTCGTCTATGTGATGTCATGTATTGGATTTGCTGGGGCGAATATTTTTTATGACTCCTTTTTAGTCGACGTGACAACGGATGAACGCATGGATAAAGTATCTACAAGTGGTTTTGCTTTCGGTTATATTTCAAGTGTCATTCCATTCGGCATTAGCCTTGCTGTCATATTCTTTATGGGCATGGATTTAGCAATTGGCTATCAAATCGGATTTTTTATTACAGCATTATGGTGGGGATTATTTACGATTCCAATGATTAAAGATGTAAGACAACGTCATTATATCGAACCAGAACCGAATTTAGTTGGCAATAGCTTTAAACGGTTAGCAACGACTTTTTTGCAAATTAAAAATTACAAAATCGTGTTCATTTTTTTAATTGCTTACTTCTGCTACATTGATGGTGTCGATACGATTATAAAAATGGTCGTACCTTATGCGACAAGTGTTTTAGGCTCAGATTCATTCAATACCTTTATGTTACTCGCGATTTTATTAGTCATTCAAATTATTGCGTTCCCATGTGCATTGCTGTACGGGTCTCTCGCTAAAAAATATTCAACTCGGTCCATGATTATTGTAGGTATTTTAACGTATATCGTGGCTTGTATCGCTGCTTTCTTTATTTCTGAAATGTGGCATATATTTGTTCTTGGTGCGATGATCGGTTCTGCACAAGGCGGGATTCAAGCATTAAGCCGCTCCTATTATGGCAAAATTATTCCGAAAGAGCGTTCGAATGAATTTTTCGGCTTTTATAATATTTTCGGTAAATTTGCGGCGATTATCGGACCATTTTTAATGGCATTCACGACAACTGTGACTGGTGTGGCGAAGTATAGTATTTTATCGATTATCCCGCTCTTTATTATTGGTTTACTCGTGTTTTTACTACTTCCAAAAGATCCAGTAGCAAATGTCGAAATAGTGAGGTGA